In the Acidovorax sp. A79 genome, one interval contains:
- a CDS encoding patatin-like phospholipase family protein: MRLEVFLRPLALVGCLGLAACGSTPPQQPATPAQGAAATGTPSPGAPIKVGIALGGGAAKGFAHIGVIKMLEANGFAPAVVSGTSAGSVVGALYASGMNAFEMQEKAVALDEAKIRDLQLSSGGLVLGQKLEDYVNEQVRRKPLEQMAKPLVVVATRLEDGERTVFSRGNTGQAVRASSSVPGVFQPVTIGKYHFVDGGIVSPVPVDAARQLGADIVVAVDISNKARGQSPGNMLGALNQSIAIMGQKLGQAELARADVIISPKVLDIGPADFSQRAGAILEGEKAALAAMPQIRERIAQLQAERARAAQQAQQKVLEAEYKACLDNRSRLQRLAGMAGLDDPCPAPGR, encoded by the coding sequence ATGCGGTTGGAAGTCTTTTTGCGCCCCCTGGCGCTTGTGGGTTGCCTGGGCCTCGCGGCGTGCGGCAGCACGCCCCCGCAACAGCCCGCCACGCCCGCACAGGGCGCGGCCGCCACCGGCACCCCATCCCCAGGCGCGCCCATCAAGGTGGGCATCGCCCTGGGCGGGGGCGCCGCCAAGGGCTTCGCGCACATCGGCGTGATCAAGATGCTGGAAGCCAATGGCTTCGCCCCCGCCGTCGTCTCCGGCACCAGCGCGGGCAGCGTGGTGGGCGCGCTGTACGCCAGCGGCATGAATGCGTTCGAGATGCAGGAAAAAGCCGTGGCGCTCGACGAAGCCAAGATCCGCGACCTGCAGCTGTCGTCCGGCGGGCTGGTGCTGGGCCAGAAGCTCGAGGACTACGTCAACGAGCAGGTGCGCCGCAAGCCCCTGGAGCAAATGGCCAAGCCCTTAGTGGTGGTGGCCACCCGGCTCGAGGACGGCGAGCGCACCGTGTTTTCGCGCGGCAACACGGGCCAGGCCGTGCGCGCCTCGAGCAGCGTGCCGGGCGTGTTCCAGCCGGTCACCATCGGCAAGTACCACTTCGTGGACGGCGGCATCGTGAGCCCCGTGCCGGTGGATGCGGCGCGCCAGCTGGGCGCGGACATCGTGGTCGCCGTGGACATCTCCAACAAGGCCCGGGGCCAGTCGCCAGGCAACATGCTGGGCGCGCTGAACCAGTCGATCGCCATCATGGGCCAGAAGCTGGGCCAGGCCGAACTGGCACGCGCCGACGTCATCATCAGCCCCAAGGTGCTGGACATCGGCCCGGCGGATTTCAGCCAGCGCGCCGGCGCGATCCTGGAAGGCGAGAAGGCCGCCCTGGCCGCCATGCCGCAGATCCGCGAACGCATCGCGCAGCTGCAGGCCGAGCGCGCCCGCGCGGCGCAGCAAGCCCAGCAAAAGGTCCTGGAGGCCGAGTACAAGGCCTGCCTGGACAACCGCTCGCGTCTGCAAAGGCTGGCGGGCATGGCGGGGCTGGACGACCCCTGCCCCGCGCCCGGCAGGTAG
- a CDS encoding ABC transporter permease encodes MHKKTVERWSPWILLVAIILLWQIICSAFNVSEFIFPSPWAIATQLVEFGGVIAGHAWRTFWVTMAGFGIAIVVGVLLGFVIGSSRIAYAAVYPLMTAFNALPKAAFVPILVVWFGIGVGPAILTAFLISFFPIMVNIATGLATLEPELEDVLRVLGARRWDVLTKVGLPRSMPYFFGSLKVAITLAFVGTTVSEMTAANEGIGYLLISAGSSMQMGLAFAGLMVVGAMAMVMYELFSWVEKRTTGWAHRGSQGE; translated from the coding sequence ATGCACAAGAAAACCGTAGAACGCTGGTCTCCCTGGATCCTGCTGGTCGCGATCATCCTGCTCTGGCAGATCATCTGCTCGGCCTTCAACGTGTCCGAGTTCATCTTCCCCAGCCCCTGGGCCATCGCCACCCAGTTGGTCGAGTTCGGCGGCGTCATCGCGGGCCACGCATGGCGCACCTTCTGGGTGACCATGGCCGGCTTTGGCATCGCCATCGTGGTGGGGGTGCTGCTGGGCTTCGTGATCGGCAGTTCGCGCATCGCCTACGCGGCGGTCTATCCACTGATGACCGCCTTCAACGCGCTGCCCAAGGCGGCGTTCGTGCCCATCCTGGTGGTGTGGTTCGGCATCGGCGTGGGGCCGGCCATCCTCACGGCGTTCCTCATCAGCTTCTTCCCGATCATGGTGAACATCGCCACCGGCCTGGCCACGCTGGAGCCCGAACTCGAAGACGTGCTGCGCGTGCTGGGCGCCAGGCGCTGGGACGTGCTCACCAAGGTCGGCCTGCCGCGCTCCATGCCCTACTTCTTCGGCTCTCTCAAGGTGGCGATCACGCTGGCCTTCGTGGGCACCACGGTGAGCGAGATGACCGCCGCCAACGAAGGCATCGGCTACCTGCTGATCAGCGCGGGCTCCTCCATGCAGATGGGCCTGGCGTTCGCCGGCCTGATGGTGGTGGGCGCGATGGCGATGGTGATGTACGAACTGTTCAGCTGGGTTGAAAAGCGCACCACCGGCTGGGCCCACCGGGGCTCGCAGGGAGAGTGA